In the genome of Candidatus Zixiibacteriota bacterium, one region contains:
- a CDS encoding M6 family metalloprotease domain-containing protein: MKDMQRLMTMEKSRLGVLLIILLIGFVILTSPVSAVAPHPDAIEKWKAEGVLEQKLANLRAFKEAGGCSAEEHTPISLDRFGRPLALASDQTFQASIIVILVDFSDNEMSAGVSTTPAQFDSVLFSNDYHNPTGSMVDYYKENSYGDFVVRGDILGPYRMTLPYAYYVGNDDGLSRGPELTADALDSARLHVANWNQYDINNDDICDGLVIIHAGAGAEAGAVGIWSHKSNIPAVYIDGVQISAYTMNPEETGNEISPIGVFCHEYGHFLGLPDLYDISDAVGSNGLGDWALMATGSYNAGSRQPAHLTAWSKAEIGFLSLLEVNSNMSQVEFPHVEENRVAYRLQNSLSTAYEYWIVENRQQVGFDVGLPSSGLCIYHVDKQAPGPSNQNPEWYRVAMEQADGENALAFGGSRGDGGDVWPGSSDSREFHDQSVPNSRTNLLGTLSNGVTTRIGLWNISNSGMTMTADLDEDWSHPWPLLVDHDSVFFDDAQPGGDGDGILDPGETISFYVTMTNAMRLSYNATIRLETNHPSVTFNTDEVLLSPQFDDSDQSNLTPITFTLAETFVPTIDSFSLTIECDSIAGTPYNGWTSKTFGLEVSLGPPQILIVDDDRGADYENVYTQAVHYDLGIPYSVWHKADKSSPTGDELKKYPKVFWHTGDWAEDVFTAADVTAMKAYLDAGGDLMISSISGAQSLNALDVGFLNDYLGANYTGSLLWPFFQGVSGNQLGDGTKYRYMPSAPSSMLDLVTTVSGGQAAFTLGGKTDICGVSKQTTYNSILLTFPIEYLSDAFTHQSYNTKAELFARVVDFFGGIPLGVDDGDPHAALPDNFDLHQNYPNPFNPSTTISYTLRRPTDGSLPTTNLSIYNLLGRRVVTLVDKVQIPGTYEVEWDGSAHTGQPVASGVYFYKLSRGTDSQSKKMILLK; this comes from the coding sequence ATGAAAGACATGCAAAGGTTGATGACGATGGAAAAATCCAGGCTCGGAGTATTACTGATCATACTGTTGATAGGTTTCGTGATTCTAACCTCGCCGGTGTCGGCAGTGGCGCCCCATCCCGATGCGATTGAGAAGTGGAAAGCCGAGGGTGTCCTTGAACAGAAGCTGGCCAATCTCAGGGCCTTCAAAGAAGCAGGTGGGTGCAGCGCCGAAGAGCACACGCCGATCAGCCTGGATCGCTTCGGCCGTCCCCTGGCTCTGGCGAGTGATCAAACTTTCCAGGCCTCCATTATCGTCATATTGGTGGACTTCAGCGACAATGAGATGTCCGCAGGGGTCAGCACAACGCCTGCTCAGTTTGACTCCGTTCTCTTCTCCAATGACTACCACAACCCGACCGGTTCCATGGTCGACTACTACAAAGAAAACTCCTACGGTGATTTTGTTGTTAGAGGTGACATTCTTGGCCCCTACCGTATGACCCTGCCATACGCCTACTACGTAGGGAATGACGATGGTCTTAGCCGCGGACCCGAGTTGACAGCCGATGCCCTGGATTCGGCCCGGCTGCATGTGGCAAACTGGAACCAGTACGACATCAACAACGATGATATCTGTGATGGCTTGGTGATAATCCACGCCGGGGCCGGCGCCGAAGCCGGGGCCGTTGGTATCTGGTCACACAAAAGCAACATCCCCGCGGTTTATATCGACGGCGTGCAAATATCCGCCTACACCATGAATCCGGAGGAGACCGGCAACGAAATCTCACCCATCGGCGTGTTCTGCCATGAGTATGGCCACTTTTTGGGCTTGCCCGACCTCTACGATATATCCGATGCCGTAGGTTCAAATGGACTGGGCGATTGGGCCCTGATGGCGACCGGAAGTTATAACGCCGGGTCCCGACAGCCCGCCCACCTGACCGCCTGGTCTAAAGCTGAGATAGGGTTTCTGAGTCTTTTGGAAGTTAACAGCAACATGTCCCAGGTTGAGTTTCCACACGTGGAAGAAAACCGCGTCGCCTACCGCTTGCAGAACAGTCTCTCGACCGCTTACGAGTACTGGATCGTGGAGAATCGACAGCAGGTAGGATTCGATGTTGGGTTGCCTTCGTCGGGATTGTGTATCTATCATGTCGACAAACAGGCACCCGGCCCAAGCAATCAGAATCCCGAGTGGTACAGAGTAGCCATGGAACAAGCAGACGGCGAAAACGCGCTGGCTTTCGGCGGAAGCCGAGGCGATGGCGGCGATGTCTGGCCGGGGAGCAGCGATTCCCGTGAATTCCACGACCAGAGCGTACCCAACTCACGAACCAATCTTTTGGGGACCCTTTCAAACGGTGTTACCACTCGTATCGGTCTCTGGAATATCTCAAACTCCGGGATGACCATGACAGCCGACCTGGATGAAGACTGGTCACATCCCTGGCCGCTCCTGGTCGATCATGATTCGGTGTTTTTCGATGACGCTCAACCGGGTGGTGATGGCGACGGCATTCTCGATCCGGGGGAGACGATCAGTTTTTACGTCACTATGACCAACGCCATGCGTCTTTCGTACAATGCCACCATCAGACTTGAAACGAACCACCCCAGTGTTACATTCAATACCGATGAGGTGCTATTGTCACCGCAGTTCGATGATTCAGATCAAAGCAATCTGACCCCTATTACTTTTACATTGGCTGAGACTTTTGTCCCCACTATCGATTCTTTCTCCCTGACCATCGAGTGTGATTCCATAGCCGGTACTCCTTACAACGGCTGGACATCGAAAACATTTGGCCTGGAGGTCAGTCTCGGTCCGCCCCAAATTCTGATAGTCGACGATGACCGCGGTGCCGATTATGAAAACGTCTACACTCAGGCGGTGCACTACGACCTGGGCATTCCATATTCTGTCTGGCACAAGGCGGACAAGAGTTCACCCACCGGGGATGAACTCAAAAAGTATCCCAAGGTTTTCTGGCACACCGGCGACTGGGCTGAGGACGTATTCACGGCGGCCGATGTTACGGCCATGAAAGCGTATCTTGACGCCGGGGGAGACCTTATGATCTCGTCAATCTCCGGCGCCCAATCGCTGAATGCTCTCGATGTTGGCTTTCTGAACGACTACCTTGGGGCCAATTATACCGGCTCCTTGTTGTGGCCGTTCTTCCAGGGAGTCAGCGGAAATCAACTCGGCGATGGCACCAAGTACCGCTACATGCCGTCGGCGCCGTCGTCGATGCTCGATCTGGTGACTACCGTCTCCGGTGGGCAGGCTGCGTTCACCCTGGGTGGCAAAACCGACATTTGTGGAGTGTCGAAACAGACCACCTATAATTCTATTCTGTTGACATTCCCTATCGAGTATCTTTCGGACGCCTTCACTCATCAATCGTACAACACCAAGGCGGAACTGTTCGCACGCGTTGTTGACTTCTTCGGTGGGATACCTTTGGGTGTCGACGACGGCGACCCGCACGCCGCGCTGCCGGATAACTTCGATCTCCACCAGAACTATCCCAACCCGTTCAACCCATCGACGACCATCTCATACACGTTGCGCCGTCCGACCGATGGGAGCCTGCCAACGACAAATCTGTCCATCTACAATCTGCTGGGGCGTCGCGTGGTCACGTTGGTCGATAAAGTCCAGATTCCCGGTACCTACGAAGTCGAGTGGGACGGCTCAGCCCATACCGGACAACCTGTCGCTTCCGGCGTCTACTTCTACAAATTGAGCCGAGGCACCGATAGCCAGTCCAAGAAGATGATTCTACTCAAGTAG
- a CDS encoding S8 family peptidase — translation MRRVSIIVIIALCCGSLNLAAATGEALGPSLEDKIAVSAWSGARGPIPVVVFLEDELPTGLVQLESMAGLRRGQRIKRVLGERLHESKESTERIHRFLIESSSQPVLRHWVVPAFTATLSPDRILELTAQPGVRLVVENLTLDYVTPVSESPASVAVSSVSNELALLKVPTLWQQGLKGTGRLICSFDTGVDWDHPALADKWRGNSEPLSSTWFSKVAPNELPYDAAGHGTHTMGLMVGATEADTFGVAPHAQWITAGVIDQGRPLQTTLSDIIEAFQWALNPDGDTSTTDDVPDVILNSWGVPKGLFAPCDETFTQIVDVVEAAGIVTIFAAGNEGPDPMSLRSPADQASTPTNSLAVGAVNMDKDIASFSSRGPSSCDQTQIKPELVAPGVSVRSSQKGGGYTYMSGTSMAAPYIAGLVVLMRQYSPDATVEEIKQALLQATEDLGATGEDNIYGNGLVDASRLLALLPLPVSPSFKITSTQVSDDGIAWPGEEFGLDILINNPAGNIAEVIGVLETGTAGVVVMSDSATYLFGVGGSSALSMAPYQIRYDSGFHHGHTVDFVLYLQTPEGGSLDTIAFVGTVGVPPSGHIADHSSSRIGFSVSDFAQFGFGTGSLYNAGGKGLRVDGSDNLLYEAGIVLGRNALQLSSSIRDAQGRYQVSDYEPTVDLSTSTIDEEGGLHVTAGYADSRSEIPIPIELTQETISYVDDGGFIIFRFQMRNMTPGWLTGLHFGFLTDFDLDIAGDQVVYDDGAALMYQTGGDGPLVGLVSLKNLDSFKSLDNGAAKRGFSRADKFDLIALDATQHDPGLTGDLMMFLNSGSFAIQGWDSNEVAFAVVIGTDLAELYENAQHARERFDLATAVDEGHQSSLPTAVTLHQNYPNPFNPTTTISFSLSTASDVSLVVYNALGQKVSQLVDGRLPAGSHEVLWNATNASGGRIASGVYFYRLSTSQTSHSRKMLLLK, via the coding sequence ATGAGACGAGTATCAATTATAGTCATAATAGCCCTCTGCTGCGGATCGCTCAACCTGGCGGCAGCGACCGGGGAAGCCCTCGGTCCCAGCCTGGAAGACAAGATAGCAGTATCGGCTTGGTCCGGCGCCAGGGGTCCGATTCCGGTAGTCGTATTCCTGGAAGATGAACTACCCACAGGTTTGGTTCAACTGGAATCCATGGCCGGTTTGAGACGAGGGCAGAGGATCAAACGTGTTTTGGGCGAACGGTTGCATGAGTCCAAAGAATCAACCGAGCGTATTCATCGGTTCCTGATCGAAAGTTCCAGCCAACCGGTGCTCAGGCACTGGGTCGTGCCTGCTTTCACGGCCACTCTGTCACCCGACCGGATTCTTGAGTTGACGGCCCAGCCGGGGGTGAGATTAGTGGTGGAAAACCTCACCCTGGACTACGTGACACCGGTGTCTGAATCTCCGGCCTCGGTGGCTGTATCGTCGGTGTCGAATGAGTTGGCGCTGTTGAAAGTTCCCACGTTGTGGCAGCAGGGTCTGAAAGGCACCGGTCGTTTAATCTGTTCCTTTGATACCGGTGTAGACTGGGACCACCCGGCGTTGGCCGACAAGTGGCGCGGAAACTCAGAGCCTTTGTCCTCGACCTGGTTTTCCAAGGTAGCCCCGAATGAGCTGCCCTATGATGCAGCCGGTCACGGTACTCACACCATGGGTCTGATGGTTGGCGCAACCGAAGCAGACACTTTTGGCGTAGCGCCGCATGCACAGTGGATCACGGCCGGTGTTATCGACCAGGGACGTCCGCTCCAGACCACTCTGTCCGATATTATCGAAGCCTTTCAATGGGCGCTCAATCCGGACGGTGATACCAGTACGACCGATGATGTCCCGGACGTTATTCTGAACAGTTGGGGTGTGCCGAAAGGACTCTTTGCCCCCTGCGATGAAACTTTCACACAAATCGTAGACGTTGTCGAAGCAGCCGGAATCGTCACTATCTTTGCCGCCGGCAACGAGGGTCCCGACCCGATGTCACTTCGCAGCCCGGCCGATCAGGCTTCCACCCCCACCAACTCGCTGGCGGTGGGAGCGGTCAACATGGACAAGGATATAGCTTCCTTTTCCAGCCGGGGACCTTCATCGTGCGATCAGACTCAGATCAAGCCCGAGCTGGTAGCACCCGGCGTAAGTGTCCGTTCGTCACAGAAAGGTGGCGGCTATACTTATATGAGCGGCACGTCGATGGCCGCCCCTTACATCGCCGGACTAGTGGTGCTGATGCGCCAGTACAGCCCCGATGCCACGGTCGAGGAAATAAAGCAGGCTCTTTTGCAGGCGACCGAGGACCTCGGCGCCACCGGTGAGGACAACATTTACGGCAATGGCCTGGTCGATGCTTCACGCCTGCTCGCTTTGCTTCCCTTGCCGGTATCTCCGAGCTTTAAGATCACCAGCACCCAGGTCAGCGACGACGGTATCGCCTGGCCCGGTGAAGAATTCGGTCTGGATATTCTGATAAACAATCCGGCCGGCAATATCGCCGAGGTGATCGGCGTTCTCGAAACCGGTACGGCCGGAGTGGTAGTAATGTCTGATTCGGCGACCTATCTCTTCGGTGTCGGCGGCAGTAGTGCCCTTAGTATGGCCCCGTATCAAATCCGATACGACTCCGGTTTCCACCACGGCCACACGGTCGATTTCGTGCTGTACCTGCAAACACCGGAGGGCGGTAGTTTAGATACTATTGCCTTCGTTGGCACCGTGGGTGTGCCGCCAAGCGGTCACATCGCCGACCACAGCAGTTCACGCATTGGCTTCTCAGTCTCGGACTTCGCCCAGTTCGGATTCGGCACAGGTTCGCTGTACAACGCGGGCGGCAAGGGGCTGCGCGTCGACGGCTCCGACAACCTGCTCTACGAAGCCGGTATCGTGCTGGGTCGGAACGCCCTGCAGCTTTCCAGCTCGATAAGGGATGCCCAGGGTAGGTACCAGGTTTCCGACTACGAGCCAACGGTGGATCTGAGTACATCTACGATTGACGAGGAAGGTGGTCTGCATGTAACCGCCGGTTATGCCGACTCGCGTTCGGAGATACCTATCCCGATTGAATTGACCCAAGAGACTATTAGTTATGTCGATGACGGCGGTTTTATCATCTTTAGATTCCAAATGCGTAACATGACTCCCGGATGGTTGACTGGTCTGCACTTTGGATTCCTAACCGATTTTGATCTGGATATAGCCGGCGATCAGGTCGTTTACGACGATGGGGCCGCTCTTATGTACCAGACAGGCGGCGACGGTCCTCTGGTCGGCCTGGTCTCTTTGAAGAATCTCGACTCTTTCAAGTCTTTGGACAACGGCGCTGCCAAGCGTGGTTTTTCGCGCGCCGACAAATTTGACTTGATTGCTTTGGATGCCACGCAACACGATCCCGGTCTTACCGGAGACCTCATGATGTTTCTGAACTCCGGCTCGTTTGCCATTCAGGGATGGGATTCCAACGAAGTGGCTTTTGCCGTAGTGATCGGGACCGATCTGGCCGAGCTGTATGAAAACGCGCAGCACGCTCGTGAGCGCTTCGACCTGGCAACCGCGGTCGATGAAGGGCACCAAAGCAGCCTGCCGACAGCGGTGACTCTGCACCAGAATTATCCCAACCCGTTCAATCCGACCACGACGATTTCATTCAGCCTTTCCACCGCCTCGGACGTCTCTCTGGTGGTGTACAATGCGTTGGGACAGAAGGTTTCACAGCTTGTCGACGGTCGTTTGCCGGCCGGATCGCACGAGGTCTTATGGAACGCGACCAATGCTTCAGGCGGTCGGATTGCCAGTGGTGTGTACTTTTACAGGTTGAGTACCTCCCAAACATCGCACTCCAGGAAAATGCTGCTTTTGAAATAG
- a CDS encoding glycosyltransferase family 39 protein, producing MLETANLVDSDRKVLQAIQGTCAYIWQMDSLPTKSRPSRWALPILLLAALLIRVVYLWLYQDMLQWDQLTVDNYYQHHWSESIARGNLLGDATYFRAPLYAYILGLAYALFGVSVWVARILGLLIGLTSIYCTYLLGRRAFSHQVGLVAAAVHSLTPVILYFEFELLLDMTFTLTLQLSLLALWRWLKGRMPGQLLMAGLVTGLAAICRPTALVLAVIVGLWLPLMSGSALARMKRMALFAVGLALVIGPIFLRNLLVADDPALIASQGGINFNIGNNELADGVSSQLPEPLGLNWRQRQVAGIAEEASGRALKPSEVSSYWTWRTIDWIADNPGRAASLFMKKLYYFLGDREVSNNRELRRFFVAMPLLQYNPISFAILFGFGVMGIFVAWRSGDSRIKSLICLLLFYPPVVALFFFNSRFRLPILPLLTVLAAVGALTVLNLFATEIKRGFIALGVVIVAWACSYYPIVNLPKGSPNQDYISRGIHFYVEQDYRQALQYFYTARMLDPSFPETNLNIGACYLRLGQADSARFYFEQERSLHPERPKTYSNLASLHLVNRQFEQAATQAGKALTLAHWDANNNMIYLRSLAGLDSVATDILRTEIEKATTRTSNDLYLLNDAAMLLLGRGDTLEAVSMLQRALHTEAPPIETDDGAFDRDFPNHYLRRLKEKAISHYHLGLLAGLSGRYYLAISHNSQAIAADSGLIEAYLNLAGGHRLLGQFEIADSILTVANRRFPDNELVRRTIQLRQP from the coding sequence ATGCTGGAAACTGCAAATCTGGTCGATTCTGATCGCAAAGTTTTACAGGCCATCCAGGGTACCTGTGCCTATATTTGGCAAATGGATTCACTTCCAACGAAAAGTAGACCCAGTCGCTGGGCCTTGCCGATCTTGTTGCTGGCCGCCTTGCTGATTCGCGTTGTCTACCTATGGCTGTATCAGGATATGCTTCAGTGGGACCAGCTTACCGTGGATAATTACTACCAGCACCATTGGTCGGAGTCGATTGCTCGCGGCAATCTTCTGGGCGACGCGACCTACTTTCGAGCACCCCTGTACGCTTATATCCTGGGTCTGGCCTACGCCCTGTTCGGTGTCTCCGTGTGGGTGGCGCGCATTCTGGGCTTGCTGATCGGATTGACCTCTATCTACTGCACCTATCTCTTGGGACGTCGAGCTTTCTCGCACCAGGTCGGCCTCGTCGCGGCAGCCGTGCATAGTCTGACACCGGTCATATTGTACTTTGAGTTCGAGTTGCTTTTGGATATGACCTTTACCCTCACTCTTCAACTTTCTTTGTTGGCTCTCTGGCGCTGGCTGAAAGGTCGCATGCCCGGTCAACTTTTGATGGCCGGGCTGGTCACCGGTCTGGCCGCAATCTGCCGCCCTACCGCTCTGGTTTTAGCTGTCATTGTTGGCCTGTGGTTACCCCTGATGTCCGGGTCTGCCCTGGCCAGAATGAAGCGTATGGCCCTGTTTGCAGTCGGCCTTGCACTGGTTATTGGACCGATCTTTCTGCGCAATCTGCTGGTGGCCGATGATCCGGCCCTGATCGCCTCACAGGGCGGGATCAACTTTAACATCGGCAACAACGAACTGGCCGATGGCGTCTCGTCACAATTGCCCGAACCTCTCGGTCTGAACTGGCGACAAAGGCAGGTGGCCGGCATAGCCGAAGAAGCCTCCGGGCGGGCACTGAAGCCCAGCGAGGTCTCAAGCTACTGGACCTGGCGAACAATCGATTGGATAGCCGACAACCCAGGGAGGGCGGCCTCTCTTTTCATGAAAAAGCTGTACTACTTTCTGGGTGATCGTGAAGTGTCTAACAATCGAGAGCTTCGCAGGTTTTTTGTGGCTATGCCACTTTTGCAATACAACCCAATCTCGTTCGCGATCCTCTTTGGCTTCGGAGTGATGGGAATATTCGTGGCCTGGCGCTCTGGTGACAGCCGAATTAAATCACTGATCTGCCTGCTCCTGTTCTACCCACCGGTGGTGGCGCTGTTCTTCTTCAACAGTCGTTTTCGGCTGCCGATTCTGCCGCTGTTGACTGTTCTGGCCGCTGTCGGCGCCCTGACCGTCCTTAATCTGTTCGCAACTGAGATCAAGCGAGGATTCATCGCGCTAGGCGTGGTTATCGTCGCCTGGGCGTGCTCATACTATCCAATAGTGAACCTGCCTAAGGGATCGCCAAATCAGGACTATATCTCACGAGGGATACATTTCTATGTCGAACAAGACTACCGGCAGGCGCTCCAGTATTTCTACACTGCTCGTATGCTCGACCCATCCTTCCCGGAGACCAACCTGAATATCGGCGCCTGCTACTTGCGTCTCGGTCAGGCCGACTCCGCCCGCTTCTACTTTGAACAAGAACGGAGTTTGCACCCTGAGAGACCCAAAACCTATTCCAACCTGGCTTCTTTGCATCTGGTCAACAGGCAGTTTGAACAGGCGGCAACTCAAGCCGGGAAAGCACTCACCCTGGCCCACTGGGACGCCAACAACAACATGATCTACCTGCGTTCGCTGGCCGGTTTGGATTCTGTAGCCACCGACATCCTGCGAACAGAAATCGAGAAAGCTACCACCCGAACGTCCAACGATCTATACTTGCTCAATGACGCCGCCATGCTTTTGCTTGGCCGGGGGGACACTCTCGAAGCTGTCTCGATGCTGCAACGGGCACTGCATACTGAGGCGCCACCGATTGAGACCGACGACGGCGCCTTCGATCGTGACTTTCCGAATCATTATCTAAGGCGATTGAAAGAGAAAGCCATCAGTCACTACCACCTTGGTTTGCTGGCCGGACTGTCCGGGCGATACTACCTGGCCATCAGCCACAACAGTCAAGCCATAGCTGCCGACTCCGGTCTGATTGAGGCCTACCTCAACCTGGCCGGCGGCCACCGTTTGCTCGGACAGTTCGAAATCGCCGACAGCATATTGACAGTAGCGAACCGAAGATTCCCCGACAACGAACTGGTCCGCCGCACAATTCAACTCCGACAGCCATAA
- a CDS encoding PorV/PorQ family protein: MKKSEFTIDEDEMLVRHNSSFPMKRANHSRIVLVGLLLLCATVVWWPSEVSAQAKVGTTGAQFLELGVSARAMGMAEAFTAVTDDISAVYYNPAGLTSLYGREVAVTYIDMPADVGYGFLGAGMPLEAIGGVLGVSMYGLSSGEMIERTWGSGEPGGTGRTFGWNDFALGLSYGRYLTDRFSVGFTVKFVGQFVHDYSASGWSADVGTVYDTGHRGFKIAMVITNFGPDLTMISNSYPLPINFKFGGSINILEQEDHLVTFAAEGGHPSDNLEKYNTGLEYTFNDRYSLRAGRRFNYDEDGFTAGGGLAVPFGDDAEIHVDYAFQDFGILTQVHRFSLAFAF; encoded by the coding sequence ATGAAGAAGTCTGAATTTACAATAGATGAGGATGAGATGCTTGTGAGACATAATAGTTCGTTTCCGATGAAGCGGGCGAATCATTCCCGAATTGTGCTGGTGGGACTGCTCTTGCTTTGTGCCACTGTGGTATGGTGGCCCAGTGAGGTCAGTGCTCAGGCCAAGGTCGGAACGACCGGCGCTCAGTTTCTGGAACTCGGTGTTTCAGCTCGGGCCATGGGAATGGCTGAGGCCTTCACGGCCGTCACGGATGACATTTCGGCCGTTTATTACAACCCGGCCGGATTGACCTCGCTCTACGGGCGCGAGGTGGCCGTGACATATATTGACATGCCTGCCGACGTCGGATATGGTTTTTTGGGCGCCGGTATGCCGCTTGAGGCCATCGGTGGCGTTCTGGGAGTCAGTATGTACGGGCTGTCGTCGGGTGAAATGATCGAGCGCACCTGGGGTAGTGGTGAGCCGGGGGGAACCGGAAGGACCTTCGGGTGGAATGATTTCGCCCTCGGTCTGAGCTACGGAAGGTATCTGACTGATCGCTTTTCGGTTGGCTTCACGGTTAAATTCGTCGGTCAGTTCGTGCATGATTACAGCGCCAGTGGCTGGTCGGCAGATGTGGGAACAGTCTACGATACGGGCCACCGTGGGTTCAAAATCGCCATGGTGATTACCAACTTCGGCCCCGACTTGACCATGATCAGCAACTCATATCCCCTGCCGATCAACTTCAAATTCGGCGGCTCGATCAATATTCTCGAACAAGAGGATCATCTGGTTACTTTTGCCGCCGAGGGTGGCCACCCGTCGGACAACCTGGAAAAATACAATACCGGCCTCGAGTACACGTTTAACGACCGATACTCGCTCAGAGCAGGGCGCCGGTTTAACTACGACGAAGACGGCTTCACGGCCGGCGGTGGTTTGGCCGTGCCGTTTGGAGACGACGCTGAGATTCACGTTGACTACGCCTTTCAGGATTTCGGTATCCTGACACAGGTTCACCGTTTTAGTCTCGCCTTTGCGTTTTAG